From the genome of Erythrobacter litoralis, one region includes:
- the carB gene encoding carbamoyl-phosphate synthase large subunit: MPRRTDISSILVIGAGPIIIGQACEFDYSGTQAIKALKEEGYRVILVNSNPATIMTDPEFADSTYVEPITPEIVAKIIAKEKPDALLPTMGGQTALNCALKLDEMGVLAQYGVEMIGARADAIDKAENRQRFREAMDAIGLESARSGVANTLDEAREVLERTGLPAIIRPSFTLGGTGGGIAYNTQEFERIVREGLDASPTTEVLIEESLLGWKEYEMEVVRDSKDNAIIICAIENVDPMGVHTGDSITVAPALTLTDKEYQIMRSASIAVLREIGVETGGSNVQFAVNPKDGRLIVIEMNPRVSRSSALASKATGFPIARVAAKLAVGYTLDELTNEITGATPASFEPTIDYVVTKIPRFAFEKFKGAEATLSTAMKSVGEVMAIGRNFQESMQKALRGLETGLDGFNRVPELEGVAKDVITAALSRRTPDRILKVAQAFREGLTIEEVAAVTFYDPWFLRQIHAIIEAEREVQADGLPRDAEGLRRLKAMGFSDRRLATLAVRSVGVAGGLAETQAKRSGLLHDALQAMAGATSEDEVRKLRAKLGVYPVFKRIDSCAAEFEAITPYMYSTYEAPSFGEAECEADPSDRKKIVILGGGPNRIGQGIEFDYCCVHACFALAEAGFETIMVNCNPETVSTDYDTSDRLYFEPLTAEDVLEILRVEQSKGELVGVIVQFGGQTPLKLAQALEDAGIPILGTSPDAIDHAEDRERFARLVNKLKLKQPDNGIAYTRDEAAAVAARIGYPVLLRPSFVLGGRAMEIVDSEAQLDDYIANAVTVSGESPVLVDQYLRDAIEVDVDALCDGTEVRVAGVMQHIEEAGVHSGDSACTLPPYSLPPEIIAEMERQAELLARALNVVGLMNIQFAVKDGEVYLIEVNPRASRTVPFVAKAIGQPVAKIAARVMAGEKLADFEPFRRDLDYMAVKEAIFPFSRFPGADPVLTPEMKSTGEVMGIDRTFEAAFLKSQMGVGMALPREGTVFVSVKNSDKAGIVEAVRTLIGEGFRIIATAGTQSYLAEQGLDVERVNKVAEGQPHIVDRIIDGEIALIFNTTEGWQSLLDSKSIRASALEKKVPYYTTAAASRAAAAAISAVKPHQLEVRSLQDYYDGPTT; encoded by the coding sequence ATGCCCAGACGCACCGACATTTCCTCCATCCTCGTCATCGGCGCAGGCCCCATCATCATCGGGCAGGCGTGCGAATTCGATTATTCGGGCACGCAGGCGATCAAGGCGCTGAAGGAGGAAGGCTACCGGGTGATCCTGGTGAATTCGAACCCGGCGACGATCATGACCGATCCGGAATTTGCAGATAGCACCTATGTCGAACCGATAACGCCGGAAATCGTCGCCAAGATCATCGCCAAGGAAAAGCCCGACGCTCTGCTGCCGACGATGGGCGGACAGACCGCGCTCAATTGCGCGCTGAAGCTCGACGAGATGGGCGTGCTGGCCCAATACGGGGTGGAGATGATCGGCGCGCGCGCGGACGCGATCGACAAGGCGGAAAACCGCCAGCGTTTCCGCGAGGCGATGGACGCGATCGGATTGGAAAGCGCGCGCTCGGGCGTCGCCAACACGTTGGACGAAGCGCGCGAGGTGCTGGAGCGCACGGGCCTTCCCGCGATCATCCGGCCCTCCTTCACGCTCGGCGGGACGGGCGGCGGGATCGCCTACAACACGCAGGAATTCGAACGCATCGTGCGCGAAGGGCTCGATGCCTCCCCCACCACAGAGGTCCTGATCGAGGAATCGCTCCTCGGCTGGAAGGAATACGAGATGGAGGTGGTGCGCGATTCCAAGGACAACGCGATCATCATCTGCGCGATCGAGAACGTCGATCCGATGGGCGTTCACACCGGCGATTCCATCACCGTCGCCCCGGCTCTGACGCTGACCGACAAGGAATACCAGATCATGCGCTCGGCCAGCATCGCGGTGCTGCGCGAGATCGGGGTCGAGACGGGCGGCTCCAACGTCCAGTTCGCCGTGAACCCGAAGGACGGGCGGCTGATCGTGATCGAGATGAACCCGCGCGTTTCGCGCAGCTCTGCGCTGGCATCGAAGGCGACCGGCTTTCCAATCGCCCGCGTCGCGGCGAAACTGGCGGTCGGCTACACCCTCGATGAACTCACCAACGAGATCACCGGGGCGACGCCTGCCAGTTTCGAGCCGACGATCGATTACGTGGTGACGAAGATACCGCGCTTCGCCTTCGAGAAGTTCAAGGGCGCCGAAGCCACCCTTTCGACCGCGATGAAATCGGTCGGCGAAGTCATGGCGATCGGGCGCAATTTCCAGGAATCGATGCAGAAGGCGCTGCGCGGACTGGAGACGGGGCTCGACGGGTTCAACCGCGTGCCCGAACTCGAAGGCGTGGCCAAGGACGTGATCACCGCCGCCCTGTCGCGCCGTACGCCCGACCGGATCCTGAAAGTGGCGCAGGCCTTTCGCGAAGGGCTCACCATCGAGGAGGTCGCCGCCGTGACCTTCTACGATCCGTGGTTCCTGCGCCAGATCCACGCCATCATCGAAGCCGAACGCGAAGTGCAGGCGGACGGCCTGCCGCGCGATGCCGAAGGGCTGCGGCGGCTGAAGGCAATGGGCTTTTCCGACCGACGGCTCGCCACGCTCGCGGTGCGTTCGGTCGGCGTTGCGGGCGGGCTTGCCGAAACGCAGGCAAAGCGGTCCGGGCTGCTGCACGACGCGCTCCAGGCGATGGCGGGTGCGACCAGCGAGGACGAGGTGAGAAAGCTGCGCGCGAAGCTCGGCGTCTATCCCGTCTTCAAGCGGATCGATAGCTGCGCCGCCGAATTCGAGGCGATCACGCCCTACATGTATTCGACCTACGAAGCGCCCAGCTTCGGCGAAGCGGAATGCGAGGCGGATCCCTCCGACCGCAAGAAGATCGTCATCCTTGGCGGCGGACCGAACCGGATCGGGCAGGGGATCGAATTCGACTATTGCTGCGTCCACGCCTGCTTCGCGCTCGCGGAGGCGGGGTTCGAGACGATCATGGTCAATTGCAATCCGGAAACCGTCTCGACCGATTACGACACTTCCGACCGGCTCTATTTCGAACCGCTCACGGCCGAGGACGTGCTCGAGATCCTGCGGGTCGAACAGAGCAAGGGCGAGCTGGTCGGGGTGATCGTCCAGTTCGGCGGGCAGACGCCGCTCAAGCTGGCGCAGGCGCTGGAGGATGCAGGGATTCCCATTCTCGGCACCAGTCCCGACGCGATCGACCATGCCGAGGACCGCGAACGCTTCGCCAGGCTCGTCAACAAGCTCAAGCTGAAACAGCCCGACAACGGGATCGCCTATACCCGTGACGAAGCGGCGGCGGTGGCGGCGCGGATCGGCTATCCGGTGTTGCTGCGGCCCAGCTTCGTGCTCGGCGGGCGAGCGATGGAGATCGTCGATTCCGAAGCCCAGCTGGACGATTACATCGCCAATGCAGTCACCGTGTCGGGCGAATCCCCGGTGCTGGTCGACCAGTACCTGCGCGACGCGATCGAGGTCGATGTCGATGCGCTGTGCGACGGAACCGAGGTCCGCGTCGCCGGCGTCATGCAGCATATCGAGGAGGCGGGCGTCCATTCGGGCGACAGCGCCTGCACCCTGCCGCCCTATTCGCTGCCGCCTGAAATCATTGCGGAGATGGAACGGCAGGCCGAATTGCTCGCACGCGCCCTCAACGTCGTGGGCCTCATGAACATCCAGTTCGCGGTTAAGGACGGCGAGGTCTATCTCATCGAGGTCAACCCACGCGCGAGCCGCACCGTGCCGTTCGTCGCCAAGGCGATCGGCCAGCCGGTGGCCAAGATCGCCGCGCGGGTCATGGCAGGCGAAAAGCTCGCCGATTTCGAACCCTTCCGCCGCGACCTCGATTACATGGCGGTAAAGGAGGCGATCTTCCCCTTCAGCCGCTTCCCCGGAGCGGACCCGGTGCTTACGCCCGAAATGAAATCGACAGGCGAGGTGATGGGGATCGACCGGACCTTCGAGGCGGCCTTCCTCAAGTCGCAGATGGGCGTCGGCATGGCTCTCCCGCGGGAGGGCACCGTGTTCGTGTCGGTCAAGAATTCGGACAAGGCCGGCATCGTCGAGGCGGTGCGCACCCTGATCGGAGAAGGCTTTCGCATCATCGCCACCGCCGGCACGCAATCCTATCTCGCCGAACAGGGGCTCGACGTGGAACGCGTCAACAAGGTCGCCGAAGGCCAGCCGCATATCGTCGACCGGATCATCGACGGAGAGATCGCGCTCATCTTCAACACCACCGAAGGCTGGCAGTCGCTGCTCGATTCCAAATCGATCCGGGCGAGCGCGCTCGAAAAGAAGGTCCCCTATTACACCACCGCAGCGGCAAGCCGCGCCGCGGCGGCGGCGATTTCCGCGGTCAAGCCGCACCAGCTTGAAGTCCGCTCCTTGCAGGACTATTATGATGGGCCGACCACGTAA
- the carA gene encoding glutamine-hydrolyzing carbamoyl-phosphate synthase small subunit translates to MALSASTPAQPKGATGCLVLADGTVIWGRGFGAGGAAVGEVCFNTAMTGYQEVMTDPSYAAQIVTFTFPHIGNVGANAEDIESAFQNGVESAVGCVVREDVTEPSNFRSLERFTEWMVAAGKIGLSGVDTRALTRRIRKAGAPNAVIAHDPEGNFDIPALVGRAREWAGLEGMDLASRVSREKSEEWKGGHWTLGAGYGEAGSEKPHVVALDYGSKDNIFRNLVRAGAKVTVVPARASFEEIMELAPDGVFLSNGPGDPAATGEYAVPVIRQLLDADVPIFGICLGHQMLAIAAGAKTIKMHQGHRGANHPVQRVGTGWGETSGLVEITSMNHGFAVDADTLPETVEQTHVSLFDGTNCGIAIKGKRAFGVQYHPEASPGPQDSFYLFEKFVGGLV, encoded by the coding sequence ATGGCCCTTTCCGCCTCTACGCCTGCGCAACCGAAAGGTGCGACGGGATGCCTCGTTCTGGCCGACGGAACGGTCATCTGGGGGAGGGGCTTCGGAGCCGGGGGCGCGGCGGTGGGCGAGGTGTGCTTCAACACCGCGATGACGGGCTATCAGGAGGTGATGACCGATCCTTCCTATGCCGCCCAGATCGTCACCTTCACCTTCCCGCACATCGGCAATGTCGGGGCCAATGCCGAGGACATCGAAAGCGCGTTCCAGAACGGGGTCGAAAGCGCGGTCGGCTGCGTGGTGCGCGAGGATGTGACCGAACCCAGCAATTTCCGCAGCCTCGAACGCTTCACCGAATGGATGGTGGCGGCGGGCAAGATCGGGCTTTCGGGCGTCGATACGCGCGCGCTGACCCGCCGCATCCGCAAGGCTGGCGCGCCCAATGCGGTGATCGCGCATGATCCCGAGGGCAATTTCGACATTCCCGCGCTGGTCGGACGCGCGCGCGAATGGGCCGGGCTCGAAGGGATGGACCTCGCCAGCCGCGTCAGCCGCGAAAAGAGCGAGGAATGGAAGGGCGGCCACTGGACGCTCGGGGCCGGCTATGGCGAGGCCGGATCGGAAAAGCCGCACGTCGTCGCGCTCGACTACGGGTCGAAGGACAACATCTTCCGCAATCTCGTGCGTGCGGGCGCAAAGGTGACGGTGGTCCCTGCCCGGGCGAGCTTCGAGGAGATCATGGAGCTTGCGCCCGACGGCGTATTCCTGTCGAACGGCCCCGGCGATCCGGCGGCGACCGGCGAATATGCGGTCCCGGTGATCCGGCAATTGCTCGATGCGGACGTGCCGATCTTCGGGATCTGCCTCGGTCACCAGATGCTTGCGATCGCGGCGGGGGCGAAGACGATCAAGATGCACCAGGGCCACCGCGGCGCGAACCATCCCGTGCAGCGCGTGGGGACAGGCTGGGGCGAAACCTCAGGGCTGGTCGAGATCACCAGCATGAATCACGGTTTCGCCGTCGATGCCGACACCCTGCCGGAAACGGTCGAACAGACCCACGTTTCGCTGTTCGACGGGACGAATTGCGGCATTGCGATCAAGGGCAAGCGGGCGTTCGGCGTGCAATATCACCCCGAGGCCTCGCCGGGGCCGCAGGACAGTTTCTACCTGTTCGAGAAGTTCGTCGGGGGGCTGGTGTGA